One Rosa chinensis cultivar Old Blush chromosome 3, RchiOBHm-V2, whole genome shotgun sequence DNA window includes the following coding sequences:
- the LOC112194527 gene encoding alpha/beta-gliadin MM1-like, which produces MELESKYQQQQEQAQVQQVQTQEQLLQTQRELAMLKQMIQSQQSTPPLRQSSQPLQQPSFQMPSYPPQMYWPQPQIYPQMPYQPQHAYPTTGLTGLLVGDTSVQETDLLNQLRVSSNQSSSGSEQ; this is translated from the coding sequence ATGGAGTTAGAGTCCAAGTACCAACAACAACAAGAGCAAGCCCAGGTGCAGCAAGTTCAAACTCAGGAACAACTCTTGCAAACCCAAAGAGAATTGGCAATGTTAAAGCAAATGATACAATCCCAGCAATCTACTCCACCTTTACGACAATCTTCTCAGCCTTTGCAGCAACCATCCTTCCAGATGCCTTCTTATCCTCCTCAAATGTACTGGCCTCAACCGCAGATCTATCCTCAAATGCCTTATCAGCCTCAACATGCTTATCCTACCACTGGACTAACTGGATTGCTTGTGGGAGATACAAGTGTCCAAGAAACTGATTTGTTGAACCAGCTTAGAGTTTCATCGAATCAAAGCTCTAGTGGATCTGAGCAATAG
- the LOC112194528 gene encoding tRNA dimethylallyltransferase 9: MYYSSDYSVGQFYDDARQATRCILDNGRVPIVTGGTGLYLQWLIYGKPDVPKASKEIASEVSFELADLERNGHWDAAVQLVIKAGDPKAQFLAANDWYRLRRSLEIIKSSRSPPSAFEIPYDSFRKECDSSVVDTNDISSSADVVEEVKSKELDYDFICFFLSNQRVDLYRSIDWRCEDMVSGTDGILSEARWLLDAGLIPNSNSATRAIGYGVFVSV, encoded by the exons ATGTATTATTCTTCAGACTACTCCGTTGGACAATTTTATGACGATGCAAGGCAAGCTACAAGGTGTATTCTTGATAATGGGCGTGTTCCCATAGTTACTGGTGGCACTGGATTGTACTTGCAATG GTTAATATATGGAAAACCAGATGTTCCCAAAGCCTCAAAAGAGATCGCATCTGAAGTGTCTTTTGAGTTGGCAGATTTAGAAAGAAATGGACACTGGGATGCAGCTGTGCAGCTGGTGATCAAAGCAGGTGACCCTAAGGCTCAATTTTTGGCTGCTAATGATTGGTACCGATTAAGACGCAGCCTGGAGATCATCAAG TCTAGTAGATCACCTCCATCTGCCTTCGAAATACCGTATGATTCTTTCCGCAAAGAATGTGATTCTAGTGTAGTAGACACTAATGACATTAGTTCTTCTGCTGATGTTGTGGAGGAAGTTAAATCAAAGGAATTGGACTATGACTTCATTTGCTTTTTCCTCTCAAACCAAAGGGTTGATCTATACAGATCAATTGATTGGCGATGTGAAGATATGGTGTCAG GAACTGATGGTATCTTATCTGAGGCCAGATGGCTTCTTGATGCGGGTCTTATTCCAAATTCCAATTCAGCAACCAGAGCAATTG GCTATGGAGTATTTGTTAGTGTGTAG